The Streptomyces cyaneogriseus subsp. noncyanogenus region CATCTACGTCCGGCACGAGATCGTCCACAACAAGTACGTCGTGCAGACGCTGGAGAAGAAGGGCGCCGTCTTCGTCGAGCGGACCGAAGAAGTCCCCCCGGGAAACATCGTGATGTTCTCCGCGCACGGCGTGGCCCCCGTCGTCCACGAGGAGGCCGAGCGCGGCCGGCTGGCCACCATCGACGCGACCTGCCCCCTGGTCACCAAAGTCCACAAGGAAGCCGTCCGCTTCGCCAAGGAGGACTACGACATCCTCCTGATCGGCCACGAGGGGCACGAGGAGGTCATCGGCACCTCCGGCGAGGCCCCCGACCACATCCAGCTCGTCGACGGCCCCGGCGACGTGGCCAAGGTCGAGGTCCGCGACCCCTCCAAGGTGGTCTGGCTCTCGCAGACCACGCTGTCCGTCGACGAGACCATGGAGACCGTCGACGCGCTGAAGGAGAAGTTCCCCCAGCTCCTCTCCCCGCCCAGCGACGACATCTGCTACGCCACCCAGAACCGCCAGCTCGCGGTGAAGCAGATGGGTGCCGAGGCCGACCTGGTGATCGTCGTCGGCTCCCGCAACTCCTCCAACTCCAAGCGCCTCGTCGAGGTCGCCAAGCAGGCCGGCGCCCGCGCCGCGTACCTGGTGGACTTCGCCGACGAGATCGACGAGACCTGGCTGGAGGGCGTCGCCACCGTCGGCGTCACCTCCGGTGCCTCGGTCCCGGAGGTCCTGGTCGAGCAGGTGCTGGAGTGGCTCGCCCGGCGCGGCTTCGAGGACGTGGAGATCGTCAAGGCCGCCGAGGAGTCGATCACCTTCTCGCTGCCCAAGGAGCTCCGCCGCGACCTGCGCGACGAGGCGGCGGCACTGGTGGCCGAGCGGGGCGGCGCCGGCGCGTCCGGCGCCGAGTGACCGCCGTCGCGCTCCGCCCGCGCCCCGGCCGGCCCGGTCCGGCGGGGCGTGACCGTCAGTCGTCCGTCGTAACGTAGAGCCATGCAGATCTTCGGCGTGGACATCGGCGGTTCCGGCATCAAGGGCGCTCCCGTGGACCTCGACAAGGGGGACCTGGCACAGGAGCGCTGCAAGGTGCTCACCCCGCACCCGGCGACGCCCGACCGGGTGGCCGACGGCGTGAAGCAGGTCGTCGACCACTTCGGCTGGACGGGGCCGGTGGGGCTGACCTTCCCGGGCGTGGTGACCGGCGGCGCCACCGTCCGCACGGCGGCGAACGTCGACAGCGCCTGGATCGACACCGACGCCCGCGCCCTGTTCGGCGACCGGCTCGGCGGCCTCCCGGTGACGGTCGTCAACGACGCGGACGCGGCGGGCGTCGCCGAGATGCACTTCGGAGCCGGGCGCGGCCGCCGCGGCACCGTCATCGTCCTCACCTTCGGCACCGGCATCGGCAGCGCCGTCTTCACCGACGGCGTCCTCGTCCCCAACACCGAGCTGGGCCACCTGGAGCTCGACGGCCACGACGCGGAGAAGCGCGCCTCCAGCAAGGTCAAGGAGGACCAGGACCTGTCCTGGGAGCAGTGGGCCCACCGCGTCGGGAGGTACCTCTCCCACGTAGAGATGCTCTTCTCGCCCGAGCTGTTCATCATCGGCGGCGGCGTCAGCCGCAAGTCCCGCAAGTTCCTGCACTGCATCGAGGGCGTCAAGGCGGAGATCGTCCCGGCGCAGCTCCAGAACAACGCGGGCATCGTCGGGGCGGCGATGCGAGCGGCCGGGGCGGGGGAGACGACGGCGGCCGGGTGAACCCCGCCGGCGCCCGGGCGACAGCGCTCGCCGGGTGCCGACGGCGCCCACCTCGGCGGGCGGCCGGGGGTGAGGTCCGCGTCGGCGGACAGTACTGGGCGGGGTCCGCGTCGGCGGGCGGTTCCTCCGCGTGACGCTCACCTCGGCGGGCGGCTCCGGGCGGCGCGGCGCCGGATCAGGCGGATCCTGCGGGCCACCACGAGGAGCCCGGTCAGCAGCGTCCCCGCGTACAGCCACCCCACCCCCATCGCCAGCGCGGTCACCAGGCCCGCCAGCCGCCCGCCGGCCCCCTGCCCGCTCTCGGCCACGGCGACCAGCCCCAGGGCGAACGCGATCGGCACCACGATGGGCGCGGTCAGCACGTCCCCCGGGCGCACCCACAGTCCGGTCAGCGCGCACACCGGCAGGAACAGCACGCCGTACACCGTCAGCGACGAGCCGAACAGCATCCGGTCGAGGCTCCCCAGCGCGGCCATCACGGCCAGGCAGAACACCCCGGTGCCCAGCCCGGTCAGCCGCGGGCCGGACATCCGCCGCACCGCGCGTACGACTCCTACGGCACGGGCGAGGAGAGGCGGACGTCCGCGCGGTGCCGGGCGGCCGGGCCGCGCGGGTTTCCGGGCGGCCCGGGGAGTGCCGGGCCGCCCGGAGACCGGCGCGGCCCGGCCCGCACCGCCGCGCGGTACCTGCCGGACCGGCCGGCCCCGCGCCCCGGCCTGGCCGGGCCCCTTGCCCTGCCGGACCAGACCGCTCTCCGCCGCCCGTCCGCCAGGGCTCGCGGCAGGCCCGTTCCCGGCGCGGCGCCCGGCCGCGGGATCCGGCGCCGGCGCGGCCCTCGCCGGTCCGTCCGCGGCGTCACCGGCCGGGCCTCGGCCCGACTGCGGGGGCAGGGGAGGCCCGCTCGGTCGCGGGCCGTGATACGGGGATCGCGTCCTGTGTTGCTCCACTGGACCAACTTAGGTCGGTTTATGTGCTGAATCAGCCCTCAGACACGCCGTCGGGCCCGCCTTGGCCAAGCGTTCGACATCGGGCCGGGGCCGAGGCGCGGCACGCCGTAGACTGGTGGATCGGCCCGCGCGTCGCCCCTGCCAGCCACGAGGGACCCGGGCCCAGGAAGCCGAAGTCCAGTTCCCCAGTCCCAGTCCTTTCATCCTCACGTACGGGAAGTCGCAACGTGTCGCTCACGATCGGAATCGTCGGTCTGCCCAATGTCGGCAAGTCGACCCTGTTCAACGCCCTGACCAAGAACGACGTGCTGGCGGCCAACTACCCGTTCGCCACGATCGAGCCCAACGTCGGCGTCGTGGGCGTGCCGGACGCCCGGCTGGCCAAGCTGGCCGAGATCTTCTCGTCGGAGCGGATCATCCCGGCCACCGTCGACTTCGTCGACATCGCCGGCATCGTGCGCGGCGCCAGCGAGGGCGAGGGCCTGGGCAACAAGTTCCTCGCGAACATCCGTGAGTCCGACGCGATCTGCCAGGTCATCCGCGCCTTCAAGGACGAGAACGTCGTCCACGTCGACGGCAAGGTCTCGCCCAAGGACGACATCGAGACCATCAACACCGAGCTGATCCTGGCCGACCTCCAGACGATCGAGAAGGTCCTCCCCCGGCTCCAGAAGGAGTCCCGGATCAAGAAGGACGTCCAGCCCAAGGTGAAGGCCGTCGAGGAGGCGAAGGACATCCTGGAGAGGGGCGACACGCTCTTCGCCCACGGCATCGTCCAGGGCAGCGAGCGCGCCGAGCTCCTCCACGACCTGCACCTGCTCACCACCAAGCCCTTCCTCTACGTCTTCAACGTCGACGAGGACGAGCTGGTCGACGAGGACTTCAAGAACGAGCAGCGCGCCCTGGTCGCCCCTGCCGAGGCGATCTTCCTCAACGCCAAGCTGGAGGCCGACCTCGCCGAGCTCGACGAGGCGGACGCCATGGAGCTGCTGGAGTCGGTCGGCGCGACCGAGCCCGGCCTCGCCACCCTGGCCCGCGTCGGCTTCACCACCCTGGGCCTGCAGACCTACCTCACCGCCGGCCCCAAGGAATCCCGCGCCTGGACCATCAAGAAGGGCGCCACCGCCCCCGAGGCCGCCGGTGTCATCCACACCGACTTCCAGAAGGGCTTCATCAAGGCCGAGGTCATCTCCTTCGACGACCTGGTCGAAACCGGCTCGGTCGCAGAGGCCCGCGCCAAGGGCAAGGCCCGCATGGAGGGCAAGGACTACGTGATGCAGGACGGGGACGTGGTGGAGTTCCGCTTCAACGTGTAGTCGATGCGATACCGCGTGTGAGGTCTTACGGTCACCATGCGGCTCAGGAGAGGCTGGAATCCGCGCGAGGCCCAGCCTCTTCCCTGTTCAGGGCTGACCTGGTGCCGTTTCAGCCGCTTCGGGGAGGCGTGAGCTTATCGAGGTCGATACTGATCTCGAAAGGCACCGGGCGTCGGAGGGCACCCCGGAAGATGCCGGCCGGTGCATAGGCGCCCGTCGGTTCGTCGAGCTCGTACACGTGGACGACGGGTGTGCCGTCCTCGTCCTCGACGCACCAGTAGTGCGGGATTCCGGCCTCCGCGTATTTGCGGAGCTTGACCGTATGGTCGCGGTGGGCGGACTCGGGGGAGACGACTTCCACGACGAGGTTCACGTGTTCGGGGGCGTACCAGGTGCGGTCGGGGTCGTAGGGCAAGTCCGTCAGCAAGAGGTCCGGCTCGGGGCGGT contains the following coding sequences:
- a CDS encoding 4-hydroxy-3-methylbut-2-enyl diphosphate reductase; translated protein: MVPMTASPGRRVLLAAPRGYCAGVDRAVIAVEKALEQYGAPIYVRHEIVHNKYVVQTLEKKGAVFVERTEEVPPGNIVMFSAHGVAPVVHEEAERGRLATIDATCPLVTKVHKEAVRFAKEDYDILLIGHEGHEEVIGTSGEAPDHIQLVDGPGDVAKVEVRDPSKVVWLSQTTLSVDETMETVDALKEKFPQLLSPPSDDICYATQNRQLAVKQMGAEADLVIVVGSRNSSNSKRLVEVAKQAGARAAYLVDFADEIDETWLEGVATVGVTSGASVPEVLVEQVLEWLARRGFEDVEIVKAAEESITFSLPKELRRDLRDEAAALVAERGGAGASGAE
- the ppgK gene encoding polyphosphate--glucose phosphotransferase, yielding MQIFGVDIGGSGIKGAPVDLDKGDLAQERCKVLTPHPATPDRVADGVKQVVDHFGWTGPVGLTFPGVVTGGATVRTAANVDSAWIDTDARALFGDRLGGLPVTVVNDADAAGVAEMHFGAGRGRRGTVIVLTFGTGIGSAVFTDGVLVPNTELGHLELDGHDAEKRASSKVKEDQDLSWEQWAHRVGRYLSHVEMLFSPELFIIGGGVSRKSRKFLHCIEGVKAEIVPAQLQNNAGIVGAAMRAAGAGETTAAG
- a CDS encoding DUF6542 domain-containing protein, with amino-acid sequence MSGPRLTGLGTGVFCLAVMAALGSLDRMLFGSSLTVYGVLFLPVCALTGLWVRPGDVLTAPIVVPIAFALGLVAVAESGQGAGGRLAGLVTALAMGVGWLYAGTLLTGLLVVARRIRLIRRRAARSRPPR
- the ychF gene encoding redox-regulated ATPase YchF gives rise to the protein MSLTIGIVGLPNVGKSTLFNALTKNDVLAANYPFATIEPNVGVVGVPDARLAKLAEIFSSERIIPATVDFVDIAGIVRGASEGEGLGNKFLANIRESDAICQVIRAFKDENVVHVDGKVSPKDDIETINTELILADLQTIEKVLPRLQKESRIKKDVQPKVKAVEEAKDILERGDTLFAHGIVQGSERAELLHDLHLLTTKPFLYVFNVDEDELVDEDFKNEQRALVAPAEAIFLNAKLEADLAELDEADAMELLESVGATEPGLATLARVGFTTLGLQTYLTAGPKESRAWTIKKGATAPEAAGVIHTDFQKGFIKAEVISFDDLVETGSVAEARAKGKARMEGKDYVMQDGDVVEFRFNV
- a CDS encoding Uma2 family endonuclease, which translates into the protein MTALPDWMRPPRAEGWFAEDLDHLPEAPRHTELIDGALVFMMSPQRSWHGRLVTALTTTLMAQAPAGVEVEREMTIRLDARNRPEPDLLLTDLPYDPDRTWYAPEHVNLVVEVVSPESAHRDHTVKLRKYAEAGIPHYWCVEDEDGTPVVHVYELDEPTGAYAPAGIFRGALRRPVPFEISIDLDKLTPPRSG